From a region of the Anomalospiza imberbis isolate Cuckoo-Finch-1a 21T00152 chromosome 3, ASM3175350v1, whole genome shotgun sequence genome:
- the ANGEL2 gene encoding protein angel homolog 2 isoform X3 gives MLPRHVQRLGRDWITHWNGSQILVLNSPVSSCMRWAGHYPPWASFPLPISADFSANWRVPPFFGPWRQFQNSNWHLDNYTQSCCFHLHNPSMKSEGEEPLTKKRRLCAQDDTSTPEQQTDLSNQKEVSCLSVAQNEEKHGSKKGAIKRHWEYFCQQSKTMKIAKNKGSDQSSTGSEATFDFTVMSYNILSQNLLEDNSHLYKHCRQRLLFWTYRFPNILQEIKELDADVLCLQEVQEDHYRTEIKSSLESLGYHCEYKMRTGRKPDGCAICFKTSKFSLISSNPVEFFRRDIPLLDRDNVGLVLLLQPRFHCKASAAICIANTHLLYNPRRGDIKLTQLAMLLAEIASVASQKDGSFCPIIICGDFNSVPGSPLYRFIKEGKLNYEGLAIGKVSGQEQFPRGQRILSIPIWPKKLGISQNCVYEIKQQQKEENAGEKLEAAKPDNTQEIVIASEKTSSPHLKRDVMEQKQKLLLVCVVPTGMFVSALNQARLSSKLRHHFKLSSVYSHYFPETGIPEVTTCHSRSAVTVDYIFYSAANDGTADQPVPQRFMVVL, from the exons ATGCTGCCCCGCCATgtgcagaggctgggcagagacTGGATCACCCACTGGAATGGCTCCCAGATACTTGTCTTGAACAGCCCAGTTTCCAGCTGTATGAGATGGGCCGGACATTATCCTCCCTGGGCCTCGTTTCCACTCCCCATTTCAGCTGATTTTTCAGCAAACTGGAGAGTCCCTCCATTTTTTGGACCTTGGAGACAATTTCAGAACTCTAATTGGCATCTTGATAACTACACACAAAGTTGTTGCTTTCATCTACACAACCCTAGTATGAAATCTGAGGGAGAAGAACCATTGACAAAGAAGAGAAGACTCTGTGCCCAGGATGATACTTCAACTCCTGAACAACAAACAGACTTGTCTAATCAGAAGGAAGTATCTTGTCTTTCTGTAGCacagaatgaagaaaaacacGGCAGCAAGAAAG GAGCCATCAAAAgacactgggaatatttctgtCAGCAGAGTAAAACAATGAAAATCGCAAAAAATAAAGGATCTGaccaaagcagcacaggaagTGAGGCAACATTTGATTTTACAGTCATGTCCTACAATATTCTCTCGCAGAATTTGTTGGAAGACAACTCTCACCTGTACAAACACTGTAGGCAGCGATTGCTATTCTGGACATACAGATTTCCCAACATCCTACAAGAAATCAAAGAGCTGGATGCAGAT GTGCTCTGCTTACAGGAAGTCCAGGAAGACCACTACAGAACAGAGATCAAGTCAAGTTTGGAATCCCTGG GGTATCACTGTGAGTATAAAATGAGGACAGGCAGAAAACCTGATGGCTGTGCCATTTGCTTCAAAACTTCCAAATTTAGCCTGATTTCTTCAAACCCAGTGGAATTTTTTCGCCGTGATATCCCACTCTTGGACAGGGACAATGTTGGACTGgtgttgctgctgcagcctAGATTTCACTGTAAAGCCAGTGCTGCCATCTGTATTGCCAATACACACCTGCTGTACAACCCAAGGAGAGGGGACATCAAACTGACCCAGCTTGCAATGCTCCTGGCAGAGATTGCCAGTGTGGCCTCTCAGAAGGATGGTTCTTTCTGCCCAATTATCATCTGTGGGGACTTCAATTCTGTTCCTGGCTCTCCATTGTACAGATTTATAAAGGAAGGAAAGTTAAATTATGAAGGACTTGCTATAGGGAAG gtctCTGGACAAGAACAGTTTCCACGGGGACAAAGAATCTTATCTATTCCAATTTGGCCAAAAAAATTAGGTATTTCACAAAACTGTGTATATGaaataaaacagcaacaaaaggaagaaaatgcag gagaaaaattggaagcagcaaaaccagacaaCACTCAGGAGATTGTAATAGCATCTGAAAA GACTTCTTCCCCTCATCTTAAAAGGGATGTCATGgaacaaaagcagaaattactACTTGTCTGTGTTGTACCAACTGGCATGTTTGTCTCTGCTCTGAATCAGGCAAG GTTGTCTTCGAAATTGCGGCACCATTTTAAATTGTCTTCAGTCTATTCTCATTACTTCCCTGAAACTGGGATACCAGAAGTGACAACTTGTCATTCCAGAAGTGCTGTCACTGTGGATTATATTTTCTATTCTGCAGCAAATGATGGTACTGCTGACCAGCCAG TTCCTCAGAGGTTCATGGTAGTGCTTTGA
- the ANGEL2 gene encoding protein angel homolog 2 isoform X1: MLPRHVQRLGRDWITHWNGSQILVLNSPVSSCMRWAGHYPPWASFPLPISADFSANWRVPPFFGPWRQFQNSNWHLDNYTQSCCFHLHNPSMKSEGEEPLTKKRRLCAQDDTSTPEQQTDLSNQKEVSCLSVAQNEEKHGSKKGAIKRHWEYFCQQSKTMKIAKNKGSDQSSTGSEATFDFTVMSYNILSQNLLEDNSHLYKHCRQRLLFWTYRFPNILQEIKELDADVLCLQEVQEDHYRTEIKSSLESLGYHCEYKMRTGRKPDGCAICFKTSKFSLISSNPVEFFRRDIPLLDRDNVGLVLLLQPRFHCKASAAICIANTHLLYNPRRGDIKLTQLAMLLAEIASVASQKDGSFCPIIICGDFNSVPGSPLYRFIKEGKLNYEGLAIGKVSGQEQFPRGQRILSIPIWPKKLGISQNCVYEIKQQQKEENAGEKLEAAKPDNTQEIVIASEKTSSPHLKRDVMEQKQKLLLVCVVPTGMFVSALNQARLSSKLRHHFKLSSVYSHYFPETGIPEVTTCHSRSAVTVDYIFYSAANDGTADQPGAEDSFCGGLKLLGRLALLTEKDIWTVNGLPNENNSSDHLPLVAEFRLTER, encoded by the exons ATGCTGCCCCGCCATgtgcagaggctgggcagagacTGGATCACCCACTGGAATGGCTCCCAGATACTTGTCTTGAACAGCCCAGTTTCCAGCTGTATGAGATGGGCCGGACATTATCCTCCCTGGGCCTCGTTTCCACTCCCCATTTCAGCTGATTTTTCAGCAAACTGGAGAGTCCCTCCATTTTTTGGACCTTGGAGACAATTTCAGAACTCTAATTGGCATCTTGATAACTACACACAAAGTTGTTGCTTTCATCTACACAACCCTAGTATGAAATCTGAGGGAGAAGAACCATTGACAAAGAAGAGAAGACTCTGTGCCCAGGATGATACTTCAACTCCTGAACAACAAACAGACTTGTCTAATCAGAAGGAAGTATCTTGTCTTTCTGTAGCacagaatgaagaaaaacacGGCAGCAAGAAAG GAGCCATCAAAAgacactgggaatatttctgtCAGCAGAGTAAAACAATGAAAATCGCAAAAAATAAAGGATCTGaccaaagcagcacaggaagTGAGGCAACATTTGATTTTACAGTCATGTCCTACAATATTCTCTCGCAGAATTTGTTGGAAGACAACTCTCACCTGTACAAACACTGTAGGCAGCGATTGCTATTCTGGACATACAGATTTCCCAACATCCTACAAGAAATCAAAGAGCTGGATGCAGAT GTGCTCTGCTTACAGGAAGTCCAGGAAGACCACTACAGAACAGAGATCAAGTCAAGTTTGGAATCCCTGG GGTATCACTGTGAGTATAAAATGAGGACAGGCAGAAAACCTGATGGCTGTGCCATTTGCTTCAAAACTTCCAAATTTAGCCTGATTTCTTCAAACCCAGTGGAATTTTTTCGCCGTGATATCCCACTCTTGGACAGGGACAATGTTGGACTGgtgttgctgctgcagcctAGATTTCACTGTAAAGCCAGTGCTGCCATCTGTATTGCCAATACACACCTGCTGTACAACCCAAGGAGAGGGGACATCAAACTGACCCAGCTTGCAATGCTCCTGGCAGAGATTGCCAGTGTGGCCTCTCAGAAGGATGGTTCTTTCTGCCCAATTATCATCTGTGGGGACTTCAATTCTGTTCCTGGCTCTCCATTGTACAGATTTATAAAGGAAGGAAAGTTAAATTATGAAGGACTTGCTATAGGGAAG gtctCTGGACAAGAACAGTTTCCACGGGGACAAAGAATCTTATCTATTCCAATTTGGCCAAAAAAATTAGGTATTTCACAAAACTGTGTATATGaaataaaacagcaacaaaaggaagaaaatgcag gagaaaaattggaagcagcaaaaccagacaaCACTCAGGAGATTGTAATAGCATCTGAAAA GACTTCTTCCCCTCATCTTAAAAGGGATGTCATGgaacaaaagcagaaattactACTTGTCTGTGTTGTACCAACTGGCATGTTTGTCTCTGCTCTGAATCAGGCAAG GTTGTCTTCGAAATTGCGGCACCATTTTAAATTGTCTTCAGTCTATTCTCATTACTTCCCTGAAACTGGGATACCAGAAGTGACAACTTGTCATTCCAGAAGTGCTGTCACTGTGGATTATATTTTCTATTCTGCAGCAAATGATGGTACTGCTGACCAGCCAG GAGCAGAGGATTCTTTTTGTGGAGGTCTGAAACTTCTTGGCAGGCTAGCACTTCTAACAGAGAAAGATATTTGGACTGTTAATGGTCTTCCCAATGAAAATAACTCTTCTGACCACCTGCCACTGGTAGCAGAATTCAGGCTTACTGAACGGTGA
- the ANGEL2 gene encoding protein angel homolog 2 isoform X2: MLPRHVQRLGRDWITHWNGSQILVLNSPVSSCMRWAGHYPPWASFPLPISADFSANWRVPPFFGPWRQFQNSNWHLDNYTQSCCFHLHNPSMKSEGEEPLTKKRRLCAQDDTSTPEQQTDLSNQKEVSCLSVAQNEEKHGSKKGAIKRHWEYFCQQSKTMKIAKNKGSDQSSTGSEATFDFTVMSYNILSQNLLEDNSHLYKHCRQRLLFWTYRFPNILQEIKELDADVLCLQEVQEDHYRTEIKSSLESLGYHCEYKMRTGRKPDGCAICFKTSKFSLISSNPVEFFRRDIPLLDRDNVGLVLLLQPRFHCKASAAICIANTHLLYNPRRGDIKLTQLAMLLAEIASVASQKDGSFCPIIICGDFNSVPGSPLYRFIKEGKLNYEGLAIGKVSGQEQFPRGQRILSIPIWPKKLGISQNCVYEIKQQQKEENAGEKLEAAKPDNTQEIVIASEKLSSKLRHHFKLSSVYSHYFPETGIPEVTTCHSRSAVTVDYIFYSAANDGTADQPGAEDSFCGGLKLLGRLALLTEKDIWTVNGLPNENNSSDHLPLVAEFRLTER; this comes from the exons ATGCTGCCCCGCCATgtgcagaggctgggcagagacTGGATCACCCACTGGAATGGCTCCCAGATACTTGTCTTGAACAGCCCAGTTTCCAGCTGTATGAGATGGGCCGGACATTATCCTCCCTGGGCCTCGTTTCCACTCCCCATTTCAGCTGATTTTTCAGCAAACTGGAGAGTCCCTCCATTTTTTGGACCTTGGAGACAATTTCAGAACTCTAATTGGCATCTTGATAACTACACACAAAGTTGTTGCTTTCATCTACACAACCCTAGTATGAAATCTGAGGGAGAAGAACCATTGACAAAGAAGAGAAGACTCTGTGCCCAGGATGATACTTCAACTCCTGAACAACAAACAGACTTGTCTAATCAGAAGGAAGTATCTTGTCTTTCTGTAGCacagaatgaagaaaaacacGGCAGCAAGAAAG GAGCCATCAAAAgacactgggaatatttctgtCAGCAGAGTAAAACAATGAAAATCGCAAAAAATAAAGGATCTGaccaaagcagcacaggaagTGAGGCAACATTTGATTTTACAGTCATGTCCTACAATATTCTCTCGCAGAATTTGTTGGAAGACAACTCTCACCTGTACAAACACTGTAGGCAGCGATTGCTATTCTGGACATACAGATTTCCCAACATCCTACAAGAAATCAAAGAGCTGGATGCAGAT GTGCTCTGCTTACAGGAAGTCCAGGAAGACCACTACAGAACAGAGATCAAGTCAAGTTTGGAATCCCTGG GGTATCACTGTGAGTATAAAATGAGGACAGGCAGAAAACCTGATGGCTGTGCCATTTGCTTCAAAACTTCCAAATTTAGCCTGATTTCTTCAAACCCAGTGGAATTTTTTCGCCGTGATATCCCACTCTTGGACAGGGACAATGTTGGACTGgtgttgctgctgcagcctAGATTTCACTGTAAAGCCAGTGCTGCCATCTGTATTGCCAATACACACCTGCTGTACAACCCAAGGAGAGGGGACATCAAACTGACCCAGCTTGCAATGCTCCTGGCAGAGATTGCCAGTGTGGCCTCTCAGAAGGATGGTTCTTTCTGCCCAATTATCATCTGTGGGGACTTCAATTCTGTTCCTGGCTCTCCATTGTACAGATTTATAAAGGAAGGAAAGTTAAATTATGAAGGACTTGCTATAGGGAAG gtctCTGGACAAGAACAGTTTCCACGGGGACAAAGAATCTTATCTATTCCAATTTGGCCAAAAAAATTAGGTATTTCACAAAACTGTGTATATGaaataaaacagcaacaaaaggaagaaaatgcag gagaaaaattggaagcagcaaaaccagacaaCACTCAGGAGATTGTAATAGCATCTGAAAA GTTGTCTTCGAAATTGCGGCACCATTTTAAATTGTCTTCAGTCTATTCTCATTACTTCCCTGAAACTGGGATACCAGAAGTGACAACTTGTCATTCCAGAAGTGCTGTCACTGTGGATTATATTTTCTATTCTGCAGCAAATGATGGTACTGCTGACCAGCCAG GAGCAGAGGATTCTTTTTGTGGAGGTCTGAAACTTCTTGGCAGGCTAGCACTTCTAACAGAGAAAGATATTTGGACTGTTAATGGTCTTCCCAATGAAAATAACTCTTCTGACCACCTGCCACTGGTAGCAGAATTCAGGCTTACTGAACGGTGA